A portion of the Paucilactobacillus hokkaidonensis JCM 18461 genome contains these proteins:
- a CDS encoding DUF4867 family protein — translation MTTLEKLREQNPNLKIKSVTDEVFAEFGQLIALPYQAQLAEQLSLTTIPARNNQYVRDDPGMLSGEQKSKIARIFYGEQSIEIGYCNGNSSQINALEFHNCSEINFAGTDLVLFLAHRKQLIDNQIETSQTQAFFVPQGTAIEVYPTTMHFAPCRVWQSGFKCLVILLDKTNTPLAEPRQNNDLLFQRNKWLLTHQENERMMQQNAYPGLLGDNLAITPLNLITERV, via the coding sequence ATGACAACATTAGAAAAATTACGAGAACAAAATCCTAATTTAAAGATTAAGTCAGTTACGGATGAAGTATTTGCTGAATTTGGTCAGCTTATTGCATTACCATACCAGGCACAATTGGCCGAACAACTATCGCTAACTACAATTCCGGCTCGTAATAATCAATATGTTCGTGATGATCCCGGAATGTTATCTGGCGAGCAAAAAAGTAAGATTGCGCGAATCTTCTATGGAGAACAGTCGATTGAAATTGGCTATTGCAACGGTAATAGTAGTCAGATTAATGCGTTGGAATTTCATAATTGTTCAGAAATTAATTTTGCGGGAACAGATTTAGTCTTATTTTTAGCGCATCGTAAGCAACTGATTGATAACCAAATCGAAACTAGCCAAACCCAAGCATTCTTTGTACCACAAGGGACGGCAATTGAAGTATATCCAACAACAATGCATTTTGCACCATGTCGTGTTTGGCAATCTGGATTCAAATGTTTGGTTATTTTGTTAGACAAAACTAATACGCCGCTTGCTGAACCACGGCAAAATAATGATCTGTTATTTCAACGCAACAAGTGGTTATTAACTCACCAAGAAAATGAGCGCATGATGCAACAAAATGCATATCCAGGATTACTAGGTGATAACTTAGCGATTACACCGTTAAATTTAATTACAGAAAGGGTCTGA
- a CDS encoding transaldolase family protein — MKYFLDSAKLDEIKVAYEQYGFDGVTTNPKHIMNSGKSFQACLQDIAAYVADKPSFPVSVEINPHLNDATQMVKMAQTISKISTNFVIKIPTNQQGIIAARKLEQQGIRTNLTLVFSPAQAIMAGKVGAKYVSPFVGWKEDYGDDGLQYVQDIMNIYRQYHFDTKVIVAAIRTAKQLETAAIFGADIVTCALSVYEASFNNPYTDLGLETFQNAWDNTKTD, encoded by the coding sequence ATGAAATATTTTTTAGACAGCGCCAAACTAGACGAAATTAAAGTAGCGTATGAGCAGTACGGATTTGATGGTGTGACAACTAATCCGAAACATATCATGAATAGTGGCAAATCATTTCAAGCTTGTTTACAAGATATTGCAGCGTATGTGGCTGATAAACCAAGCTTTCCAGTTTCCGTTGAAATTAATCCACATCTCAATGATGCTACGCAAATGGTTAAAATGGCACAAACGATTAGTAAAATTTCAACCAACTTTGTGATCAAAATTCCGACTAATCAACAAGGAATTATTGCTGCACGAAAATTGGAACAACAAGGAATTCGAACGAATTTGACACTAGTGTTTTCTCCAGCACAGGCCATTATGGCTGGTAAAGTGGGCGCTAAGTATGTTTCTCCGTTTGTTGGTTGGAAAGAGGATTATGGGGATGATGGCCTTCAATATGTACAAGATATCATGAATATTTATCGGCAATATCATTTTGACACAAAAGTAATTGTGGCCGCAATTCGGACGGCTAAGCAGCTTGAGACTGCCGCTATTTTTGGCGCTGATATTGTGACATGCGCATTATCTGTGTATGAAGCTAGTTTTAATAATCCATATACAGATTTAGGATTAGAGACATTTCAGAATGCCTGGGACAACACTAAAACAGATTAG
- a CDS encoding glycoside-pentoside-hexuronide (GPH):cation symporter gives MGQLYLLKYFTDQLKLPAAAAGTIFLVAKIWDAFMDISVGTWIDNRTNIGKRGKFRPFILWSAIPLALLLIANFTMPNFSVTGQLVWAYVAYMLFGTCYSISNIPFGSMIPTMTKNSQERSELASYRQAGSNLGLMVATIGFMPIVTSLPNEKIGYTVAVLIFAVLGVLCQWYSYANIKEVYKVPVKEKIDRKEIKNSYKALLKNKPLWTVSLVNLFTFSAFNLKLAVQVYYCQYVLKDTTAVSLLGFFSIGMVFVSVFLTPMLTRKFDKKNVYILGCLIWAVADIAGFFLADNTFMLVFLTSIAYLGDGFTSSLNWALVSDCVEYGEWKTGVRSEGLVYSFFTYFRKLSQALAGFIPGMVLTWVGYVPNQTQTATAILGIRGLMFVYSAVLAIATIGMMYWLYPLTENRYRNIMKELVHRQDQQPALENN, from the coding sequence ATGGGGCAACTATATCTTTTAAAATATTTTACCGATCAACTAAAATTGCCAGCTGCCGCTGCCGGAACCATTTTTTTGGTAGCTAAAATTTGGGATGCGTTTATGGATATTAGTGTTGGTACGTGGATTGATAATCGAACTAATATTGGAAAACGCGGCAAATTTAGACCCTTTATTCTTTGGTCAGCAATCCCACTGGCCTTACTATTAATTGCCAATTTCACGATGCCTAATTTTTCAGTAACTGGCCAGTTAGTATGGGCTTATGTGGCGTATATGTTATTTGGAACTTGTTACAGCATTTCCAATATCCCGTTTGGATCAATGATTCCTACGATGACTAAAAATAGTCAGGAACGTTCCGAACTGGCATCATACCGCCAAGCGGGTTCAAACCTCGGGTTAATGGTAGCCACAATTGGATTTATGCCGATTGTGACTTCGCTCCCCAATGAAAAAATTGGTTATACGGTTGCCGTACTTATTTTTGCGGTACTTGGCGTCCTGTGTCAATGGTATTCATATGCCAATATCAAAGAAGTGTACAAGGTACCAGTCAAAGAAAAAATTGATCGAAAAGAAATCAAGAATTCATACAAGGCATTGTTGAAAAATAAGCCATTATGGACAGTGAGTCTGGTCAATCTATTTACCTTTTCTGCATTTAACTTAAAGTTAGCTGTTCAAGTTTACTATTGCCAGTACGTTTTGAAAGATACAACTGCTGTCTCTTTACTTGGATTCTTCAGTATCGGCATGGTCTTTGTTTCCGTATTTTTGACGCCAATGTTAACGCGTAAATTCGACAAGAAAAATGTTTACATACTAGGGTGTCTAATCTGGGCCGTTGCGGATATTGCTGGATTTTTCCTCGCTGATAACACATTCATGCTAGTCTTTTTAACAAGTATCGCGTATTTGGGCGATGGATTCACCAGTTCACTTAACTGGGCATTAGTTTCTGACTGTGTTGAATATGGCGAATGGAAAACTGGGGTCCGGTCTGAGGGATTAGTTTATTCATTTTTTACCTATTTTCGTAAGTTATCCCAAGCACTGGCTGGGTTTATTCCAGGAATGGTACTGACATGGGTTGGCTATGTTCCTAACCAAACTCAAACTGCAACTGCAATTCTTGGAATTCGAGGGTTAATGTTTGTCTACTCAGCAGTGTTAGCGATTGCCACAATTGGGATGATGTACTGGCTATATCCACTTACTGAAAACCGCTATCGCAATATTATGAAGGAATTAGTGCATCGACAGGACCAACAACCAGCACTTGAAAACAATTAG
- a CDS encoding aldehyde dehydrogenase family protein encodes MKFDVLNPYSATVEETFTINDQQSIEARLTRASRYYEDAKQISFTNRARQLHAIATAFRENAEQLAETATQNMGKLLQESLQEVNAAANIADYYADKGPSALQPKDYQYQGDKRAKLTYTATGIVLAIEPWNFPYTQVMRVFAPNFLLGNPVLLKHAKIVAGCAAAFEQTVWQAQVEHGAFQNLFVTNEQIKNIIEDQRVQGVALTGSTKAGRIVASEAAQALTKTTLELGGNDAFIVLPGADIEQAAKDAATSRLRNSGQVCTSAKRLIVHKAVAEEFTLALMREFEARQMGDPMNTDTSLAPLASQEIQTTLQKQVDSAIQHGAHELIHGGIVENKIGNFFSPVLLTDIDEANPIFDEELFGPVGQIHVVESGAAAIKLANQSQYGLAGAVYSGSTERAKKVAQQLETGQVFINQPSNGYPELPFGGIKNSGYGREMSDLALFEFANQKIIAE; translated from the coding sequence ATGAAATTTGATGTATTGAATCCATATTCAGCAACGGTTGAAGAAACGTTTACCATTAATGACCAACAGTCGATTGAAGCAAGACTAACTCGCGCCAGCCGTTATTACGAAGATGCAAAACAAATCTCATTTACCAATCGGGCTCGTCAACTACATGCAATTGCAACGGCATTCCGTGAGAATGCAGAACAGCTGGCTGAAACGGCGACTCAAAATATGGGTAAATTATTGCAAGAAAGCTTACAAGAAGTAAATGCAGCGGCTAACATCGCTGATTATTATGCTGATAAAGGGCCCAGCGCATTACAACCAAAGGATTATCAATATCAAGGTGATAAACGAGCAAAATTAACTTATACGGCAACTGGAATTGTACTGGCAATTGAACCGTGGAATTTTCCATATACACAAGTCATGCGGGTTTTTGCGCCAAACTTTTTACTTGGAAATCCGGTTTTACTAAAGCATGCCAAAATTGTTGCGGGGTGTGCGGCGGCATTTGAACAAACTGTTTGGCAAGCACAGGTTGAACATGGTGCATTCCAAAATTTGTTTGTGACAAATGAACAGATAAAAAATATTATTGAAGATCAAAGAGTTCAAGGCGTTGCATTAACGGGTTCCACCAAAGCAGGACGAATTGTAGCTAGTGAAGCGGCTCAGGCATTGACCAAAACAACGTTAGAGTTGGGTGGCAACGATGCGTTTATTGTCTTACCAGGTGCGGATATCGAACAGGCAGCAAAGGACGCGGCAACATCTCGATTGCGTAATAGTGGACAAGTTTGTACATCAGCTAAGCGATTGATTGTTCATAAAGCTGTCGCTGAAGAGTTTACGTTAGCACTAATGAGAGAATTTGAAGCTCGTCAAATGGGCGATCCAATGAATACAGATACTTCTTTAGCACCACTGGCATCTCAAGAAATTCAAACCACATTACAAAAACAAGTAGATAGTGCAATCCAACATGGAGCTCACGAATTAATTCACGGTGGCATTGTTGAAAACAAGATAGGTAATTTCTTTAGTCCAGTTTTGTTGACTGATATAGATGAGGCTAATCCAATTTTTGACGAAGAACTATTTGGGCCAGTCGGTCAAATTCATGTGGTCGAAAGTGGTGCAGCAGCAATTAAATTAGCTAATCAATCCCAATACGGATTAGCAGGAGCAGTCTATTCAGGGTCAACTGAACGGGCAAAAAAAGTTGCCCAACAATTAGAAACGGGACAGGTATTCATTAATCAACCATCGAATGGATACCCTGAATTACCGTTCGGCGGGATTAAAAACTCTGGCTACGGCAGAGAGATGAGTGATTTAGCGTTATTTGAGTTTGCAAATCAGAAAATTATTGCAGAATAA
- a CDS encoding tyrosine-protein phosphatase → MEYERLLPIQHGNNFRDLGGYATDDGHTIKWGRLIRSGHLNTLDQQDLGTLDHLNIKYDLDFRAPDEITAQPDRVPAGATHKALPVFQTDETDASHSQEQIMADYSDRPDAGYEHMLTVYHDMVTTDQAKQSYQTFFDQLLGNSDHTAVLFHCTAGKDRTGMGAAFLLSALNVDRPTIIRDYLLTNSVTKKYVDGRIKKMKQSGLPDAFTKNMFALSTVSPDYINTALQEIDSQYGDVKNYLHSYLGISDEQMKDLQKLYLD, encoded by the coding sequence ATGGAATATGAACGACTATTACCAATTCAACATGGTAACAACTTTCGTGATTTGGGTGGCTATGCAACTGATGATGGACATACAATCAAATGGGGTCGCTTAATTCGCTCGGGTCACTTGAATACTTTAGATCAACAAGATTTAGGAACGCTTGATCATTTAAACATTAAATATGATCTTGATTTTCGTGCTCCAGACGAAATTACAGCACAACCAGATCGCGTTCCTGCTGGCGCCACGCACAAAGCACTACCGGTTTTTCAAACGGATGAAACTGATGCTTCACACAGTCAGGAACAAATTATGGCAGACTATTCTGATCGCCCTGATGCAGGCTATGAGCATATGCTGACGGTTTATCACGACATGGTTACTACTGATCAAGCCAAACAATCTTATCAGACTTTTTTTGATCAATTACTAGGTAATAGTGATCATACTGCTGTCTTATTCCATTGTACGGCTGGGAAGGACCGTACTGGCATGGGCGCCGCATTTTTACTCAGTGCGCTGAATGTAGATCGTCCTACTATTATTCGCGACTATTTATTGACCAACTCAGTTACTAAAAAATACGTCGACGGACGAATTAAAAAAATGAAACAATCAGGCTTACCAGATGCATTTACCAAAAATATGTTTGCCTTGTCAACTGTTTCACCTGATTATATTAATACTGCTTTACAGGAGATCGATAGTCAGTATGGTGATGTTAAAAATTATTTACATTCGTATTTGGGGATTTCAGACGAGCAAATGAAGGATTTACAAAAATTATATCTAGACTAA